In one window of Deinococcus aquiradiocola DNA:
- a CDS encoding DMT family transporter — translation MTWTPLLLLALAALMDVAANLLLKHSDGLRRPLPAVGGIALILMAFTLLGIALHSVPLGVAYAVWGGLGIILTALLSLRVDHVRFTARGWAGLGLILGSVLLMHLSH, via the coding sequence ATGACGTGGACGCCGCTGCTGCTCCTCGCGCTGGCCGCCCTCATGGACGTCGCCGCGAACCTGCTCCTCAAGCACTCGGACGGTCTGCGCCGCCCCCTGCCCGCCGTGGGCGGCATCGCCCTCATCCTGATGGCCTTCACGCTGCTCGGCATCGCCCTGCACAGCGTCCCGCTCGGCGTCGCGTACGCCGTCTGGGGGGGGCTCGGCATCATCCTCACCGCCCTCCTCAGCCTGCGCGTGGACCACGTGCGCTTCACCGCGCGCGGCTGGGCCGGCCTCGGCCTGATCCTCGGCAGCGTCCTCCTGATGCACCTCAGTCACTGA
- a CDS encoding Crp/Fnr family transcriptional regulator has translation MNYPSLVWHLKRTELFADLELNELEKVAATTPYRSYQPGEVVYRMDDPADALYFVRSGLIKISKLFPNGKEAILSVVGQHDTFGELLLQPEERRPTQAEALERTTLIVLPRNELQKLLAVKPDLAMKLIRLMAARFFEAQAWTAEVSAYSAPERVASLLYRLAREFGRSHPQGTELALKLNQEDIARMVGATRETVSHSLGKLRDEGAIVRARTPIIVNLESLKKYLDQ, from the coding sequence ATGAACTATCCCAGCCTGGTGTGGCACCTCAAACGCACAGAGCTGTTCGCCGATCTGGAGCTCAATGAACTGGAGAAGGTGGCGGCCACGACCCCTTACCGTTCCTATCAGCCTGGAGAGGTCGTTTACCGCATGGACGACCCGGCCGACGCCCTGTACTTTGTGCGCAGCGGGCTGATCAAGATCAGCAAGCTCTTCCCGAACGGTAAAGAAGCCATCCTGAGCGTCGTCGGTCAGCACGACACCTTCGGGGAACTGCTGCTGCAGCCCGAGGAGCGCCGCCCGACGCAGGCGGAGGCGCTGGAACGCACGACGCTGATCGTGCTGCCGCGCAACGAACTGCAGAAGCTGCTGGCCGTGAAGCCGGACCTCGCCATGAAGCTCATCCGGCTGATGGCGGCCCGGTTCTTCGAGGCGCAGGCGTGGACGGCGGAAGTCAGCGCGTACAGCGCCCCGGAACGCGTGGCGAGCCTGCTGTACCGTCTGGCGCGCGAGTTCGGGCGCAGTCACCCGCAGGGCACGGAACTGGCCCTGAAGCTCAATCAGGAGGACATCGCGCGGATGGTCGGCGCGACGCGCGAAACGGTCAGTCACTCGCTCGGGAAGCTGCGGGACGAGGGCGCGATCGTGCGTGCCCGGACGCCGATCATCGTGAATCTGGAGTCGCTCAAGAAGTACCTCGACCAGTAA
- a CDS encoding M16 family metallopeptidase gives MQAVSPPTHLVTLPNGLTLAAETRPGPGFALDLRVPLGSAHDPQGEQGSAALLEEWLSKGAGNRDARTFQDALDDLGLRRGGGVGAEATRFAVSGLNADLGPALQLYADLVQRPQLPDEEFEVLTDLARQDLEAMRDSPAEQLALEARLRAFPALDGVHAGYAHPASGTSEGLAGVTPDTVRALYGRYGASGSILSVVSAHDVHEVEALVRATFGDWRTGEAHSVPLHFQPGLTTHLPGDTSQAHLSLYWRGVNPTHPDWLPWHLAMGVLSGGSASRIFVAVREERGLAYSASIGAQVLGTQGFVGGYAGSTPARAAETLDVMLGEFARLKAGVTDAEFQRARAALIASTVFGAESLRGRVVALTRDLTLFGAVRQPRELRAQIEALTLTQVNDFLRRWDPGEPNIVTLGLPQEVQA, from the coding sequence GTGCAGGCTGTCTCCCCACCCACCCACCTCGTCACCCTCCCCAACGGCCTGACCCTGGCTGCCGAAACGCGGCCCGGGCCGGGCTTCGCGCTGGACCTCCGCGTCCCGCTCGGCAGCGCCCACGACCCGCAGGGCGAGCAGGGCAGCGCAGCCCTGCTGGAGGAATGGCTGAGCAAGGGTGCCGGGAACCGCGACGCGCGCACCTTTCAGGACGCGCTCGACGATCTCGGCCTGCGGCGCGGCGGTGGCGTGGGCGCCGAAGCGACCCGCTTCGCCGTGAGCGGCCTGAACGCCGACCTCGGCCCGGCCCTGCAGCTGTACGCGGACCTCGTGCAGCGCCCCCAGCTGCCGGACGAGGAATTCGAGGTCCTGACCGACCTCGCCCGGCAGGACCTCGAAGCGATGCGCGACAGTCCCGCCGAACAGCTCGCGCTGGAAGCGCGCCTGCGGGCCTTCCCGGCCCTGGACGGCGTGCACGCCGGGTACGCGCACCCCGCCAGCGGCACCAGCGAGGGCCTCGCGGGCGTCACGCCGGACACCGTGCGCGCCCTCTACGGCCGCTACGGCGCGTCCGGCAGCATCCTGAGCGTCGTGTCCGCCCACGACGTGCACGAGGTCGAAGCGCTCGTCCGCGCGACCTTCGGCGACTGGCGGACCGGCGAGGCGCACAGCGTCCCGCTGCACTTCCAGCCGGGCCTGACCACGCACCTGCCCGGCGACACCAGCCAGGCGCACCTGTCGCTGTACTGGCGCGGCGTGAACCCCACCCACCCCGACTGGCTCCCGTGGCACCTCGCGATGGGCGTCCTGTCCGGCGGGAGCGCCAGCCGCATCTTCGTCGCGGTGCGCGAGGAGCGCGGCCTCGCGTACAGTGCCAGCATCGGCGCGCAGGTGCTCGGCACGCAGGGCTTCGTGGGCGGGTACGCGGGCAGCACGCCCGCCCGCGCCGCCGAGACGCTCGACGTGATGCTCGGCGAGTTCGCGCGCCTGAAGGCCGGCGTGACCGACGCCGAATTCCAGCGGGCCCGCGCCGCCCTGATCGCCAGCACCGTGTTCGGCGCGGAGAGCCTGCGCGGCCGCGTCGTCGCCCTCACGCGCGACCTGACCCTCTTCGGCGCGGTCCGGCAGCCGCGCGAACTGCGCGCCCAGATCGAGGCCCTCACCCTGACGCAGGTGAACGACTTCCTGCGCCGCTGGGATCCCGGCGAGCCGAACATCGTCACGCTCGGCCTCCCGCAGGAGGTGCAGGCATGA
- a CDS encoding DMT family transporter, giving the protein MRAWLALFSAIAFEVTGTLTLKLSALHHHGAGLLVTYVFLAASYALLAQAFRRIPVAVAFAVWEAAGLALVTLAGVVLLHETLTPARLIAMLGLGAGAWLLHHGTRPARAVRP; this is encoded by the coding sequence GCGCTCTTCTCCGCCATCGCCTTCGAGGTGACCGGCACCCTGACCCTCAAACTGTCCGCCCTGCATCACCACGGGGCCGGACTGCTCGTCACGTACGTGTTCCTGGCGGCGTCCTACGCGCTGCTCGCGCAGGCGTTCCGGCGCATTCCCGTCGCCGTCGCCTTCGCCGTGTGGGAGGCGGCCGGACTGGCCCTCGTCACGCTCGCGGGCGTGGTCCTGCTGCACGAGACGCTCACGCCCGCCCGCCTGATCGCCATGCTGGGCCTCGGGGCGGGTGCGTGGCTCCTGCACCACGGCACGCGCCCCGCCCGGGCGGTCCGGCCATGA
- a CDS encoding TlpA disulfide reductase family protein, with protein MSEAPTSPHHTDAGHDGRWPDRQDFVQGPPVPPPDAWERPGVVMFFNLECPGCVSRGLPFLKRLHAEFGREVQVMAVHTSRGHRGFAREDVEPQLRRFVTTFARLPFPVALDLTGSVAAAWETEGTPHTLVFAAGGELLRSVYGSQEGAQTRLEYLLAELSAHPS; from the coding sequence GTGAGCGAAGCACCGACCTCCCCCCATCACACGGACGCGGGCCATGACGGGCGGTGGCCGGACCGTCAGGACTTCGTGCAGGGGCCGCCCGTGCCGCCCCCGGACGCGTGGGAGCGGCCGGGCGTGGTGATGTTCTTCAACCTGGAGTGCCCCGGCTGCGTGTCGCGCGGCCTGCCGTTCCTGAAGCGGCTGCACGCGGAGTTCGGTCGTGAGGTGCAGGTCATGGCGGTCCACACGAGCCGGGGGCACCGGGGGTTCGCGCGGGAGGACGTGGAACCGCAGCTGCGGCGCTTCGTGACGACGTTCGCGCGCCTGCCGTTCCCGGTGGCGCTCGACCTGACGGGGAGCGTGGCGGCCGCGTGGGAGACGGAAGGCACGCCGCACACGCTGGTGTTCGCGGCGGGCGGCGAGCTGCTGCGCAGCGTGTACGGCAGTCAGGAGGGCGCGCAGACGCGGCTGGAGTACCTGCTGGCCGAACTGAGCGCCCACCCGTCCTGA
- a CDS encoding DNA-3-methyladenine glycosylase family protein, with translation MADLVARYGPLEPLRPSPDPFAALVRAVLGQQLSVRAASAIAARLEAALGVPDAGSAGVWPPDAAGRVLALSPDALRALGLSWAKVRTVRALAEAAVEGSVEFAHLAGLDDEAVIAALLPLPGIGRWTAEMFLMFSLARPDVFSHGDLGLRRGLEQFYPGADPLAVVAAWSPQRTLGARYLWLARD, from the coding sequence ATGGCGGACCTCGTGGCGCGGTACGGGCCGCTGGAGCCGCTGCGGCCCTCCCCGGACCCCTTCGCGGCGCTGGTGCGGGCGGTGCTGGGGCAGCAGCTGAGCGTGCGGGCGGCGTCGGCCATCGCGGCGCGGCTGGAGGCGGCGCTGGGCGTGCCGGACGCCGGGAGTGCGGGCGTGTGGCCACCGGACGCGGCGGGGCGCGTGCTGGCCCTGTCCCCGGACGCGCTGCGGGCGCTGGGGCTGTCGTGGGCGAAGGTGAGGACGGTACGGGCGCTGGCGGAGGCGGCGGTGGAGGGGAGCGTGGAGTTCGCGCATCTGGCCGGGCTGGACGACGAGGCGGTGATCGCGGCGCTGCTGCCGCTGCCGGGCATCGGGCGCTGGACGGCGGAGATGTTCCTGATGTTCTCGCTGGCGCGGCCGGACGTGTTCAGTCACGGGGACCTGGGGTTGCGGCGCGGGCTGGAGCAGTTCTATCCCGGCGCGGACCCGCTCGCGGTGGTGGCGGCGTGGTCGCCTCAGCGCACGCTGGGCGCGCGTTACCTGTGGCTCGCGCGGGACTGA
- a CDS encoding DUF512 domain-containing protein — MTASTLFSPSPAPQDPVYPAPIKSVEPGSPADRAGVRPGDLLLRVNGQALTDVLAYRHALQAGVATLQLSRPAQEREVAPGFVPQDHHTTRLDEEALTYSFQVEWEDPGLEFEEVLFDGIRKCANKCDFCYVHQMPRGFRKSLYVMDDDYRLSFLYGSFVTLTNLTEGDVQRILNENLSPLYVSVHASNQELRQDLMKWWKLKVKDQAVTQIQDMIERLESIDLYTQIVLLPGRNDGDNFDETLSYLTSRPNVISAAVVPIGLTDHRKNLPDVRTFTREEAQDVLRRANVWRRRMLAERGTRFIFPSDEFYLLAGEALPNEEEYEGFPMLENGVGMIRDFLHEPLPELPAALPSPRRVILGTGLLFAESLDRAVEPLRAIEGLEIEVRAVENKTFGKVTTVAGLLTGRCFRHAVSQGEADLLIVPPTTLRYGTELMLDNMSLTELSADLRMTVRAGGSTLGELARVILQDAASSGPQFGMSAHAVKDGGGRGQA, encoded by the coding sequence ATGACGGCCAGCACCCTATTCTCACCCTCACCCGCCCCGCAGGACCCGGTCTACCCCGCCCCCATCAAGAGTGTCGAGCCGGGCAGTCCCGCCGACCGTGCGGGCGTCCGTCCGGGCGACCTGCTGCTGCGCGTGAACGGTCAGGCGCTGACCGACGTGCTCGCGTACCGCCACGCGCTGCAGGCGGGCGTGGCGACGCTGCAGCTGTCCCGGCCCGCGCAGGAGCGCGAGGTCGCGCCGGGCTTCGTGCCTCAGGACCACCACACCACCCGCCTGGACGAGGAGGCCCTCACGTACAGCTTCCAGGTGGAGTGGGAGGACCCCGGCCTGGAGTTCGAGGAGGTGCTGTTCGACGGGATTCGCAAGTGCGCGAACAAGTGCGATTTCTGTTACGTGCACCAGATGCCGCGCGGGTTCCGCAAGAGCCTGTACGTGATGGACGACGATTACCGCCTGTCGTTCCTGTACGGCAGTTTCGTGACGCTCACGAACCTGACGGAGGGAGACGTGCAGCGCATCCTGAACGAGAACCTGTCGCCGCTGTACGTGTCGGTGCACGCCAGCAATCAGGAGTTGCGGCAGGACCTGATGAAGTGGTGGAAGCTGAAGGTCAAGGATCAGGCCGTCACGCAGATTCAGGACATGATCGAGCGGCTGGAGAGCATCGACCTGTACACGCAGATCGTGCTGCTGCCCGGCCGGAACGACGGTGACAACTTCGACGAGACGCTCTCGTACCTGACGTCCCGCCCGAACGTGATCAGCGCGGCGGTCGTGCCGATCGGGCTGACCGATCACCGCAAGAACCTGCCGGACGTGCGGACCTTCACGCGCGAGGAGGCGCAGGACGTGCTGCGGCGCGCGAACGTCTGGCGGCGCCGGATGCTCGCCGAGCGCGGGACGCGCTTCATCTTCCCGAGCGACGAGTTCTACCTGCTGGCGGGCGAGGCGCTCCCGAACGAGGAGGAGTACGAGGGCTTCCCGATGCTGGAGAACGGCGTCGGCATGATCCGCGACTTCCTGCACGAGCCGCTCCCGGAGCTGCCTGCGGCGCTGCCCTCGCCGCGCCGGGTGATCCTGGGGACGGGCCTGCTGTTCGCGGAAAGTCTGGACCGGGCGGTGGAGCCGCTGCGGGCCATCGAGGGCCTGGAGATCGAGGTGCGGGCCGTGGAGAACAAGACCTTCGGCAAGGTGACGACCGTGGCGGGCCTGCTGACGGGGCGCTGCTTCCGGCACGCGGTGAGTCAGGGCGAGGCGGATCTGCTGATCGTGCCGCCCACCACGCTGCGGTACGGCACCGAACTGATGCTGGACAACATGAGCCTCACGGAGCTGAGCGCGGACCTGCGGATGACGGTCCGGGCGGGCGGCAGCACGCTGGGTGAGCTGGCGCGCGTGATCCTGCAGGACGCGGCGAGCAGCGGTCCGCAGTTCGGGATGAGCGCGCACGCCGTCAAGGACGGTGGGGGGCGCGGTCAGGCCTGA
- the mscL gene encoding large conductance mechanosensitive channel protein MscL: MIKGFRDFIMHGNIVDLAVAVVTGAAFAALVGAFSAAFINPLLKLVTGGGKIGGQFVINGVAFPYGDFITAVITFLITMAVIYLAVVVPYNTFRNRMTKPAAPAGPSTEEKLLTEIRDALRAR, from the coding sequence ATGATTAAAGGATTCCGGGATTTCATCATGCACGGCAACATCGTCGACCTCGCTGTCGCCGTCGTCACCGGCGCCGCCTTCGCCGCGCTGGTCGGCGCGTTCTCGGCCGCCTTCATCAACCCCCTCCTGAAGCTCGTCACGGGCGGCGGCAAGATCGGTGGTCAGTTCGTCATCAACGGCGTCGCCTTCCCGTACGGCGACTTCATCACGGCCGTCATCACCTTCCTCATCACCATGGCCGTCATCTACCTCGCGGTCGTCGTGCCGTACAACACCTTCCGCAACCGCATGACCAAGCCCGCCGCCCCGGCCGGCCCCAGCACCGAGGAGAAGCTCCTCACCGAGATCCGCGACGCCCTGCGCGCCCGCTGA
- the tmpR gene encoding bifunctional dihydropteridine reductase/dihydrofolate reductase TmpR, with amino-acid sequence MTAVRTALVTGAARGIGRGIALGLAGLGYDVVIQYRSSEQDAAETVRLIRELGVRAGMLRADLTRPDEAAGVVEAAHAAFLGDGGAGLGVLVNNVGNYVHKPLAELEIAEWHEMFDSNLHATYYTCRAALPFMRAARFGRIVNLGYAGAQHLLARPGILPYAIAKSGVIALTVAIAKTEAAHGITANVVSPGVIETSVSQPVREIPAGRLGTVQELSAEVLHFVQASDYVTGQITEVAGGWNL; translated from the coding sequence GTGACTGCGGTGAGGACGGCGCTCGTGACGGGCGCGGCGCGCGGCATCGGGCGCGGCATCGCGCTCGGGCTGGCGGGCCTGGGGTACGACGTGGTGATCCAGTACCGCAGCAGCGAACAGGACGCGGCCGAAACGGTCCGATTGATCCGGGAGCTGGGCGTGCGGGCCGGGATGCTCCGGGCGGACCTGACGCGGCCGGACGAGGCGGCGGGCGTGGTGGAGGCGGCGCACGCGGCGTTCCTGGGAGACGGCGGGGCGGGGCTGGGCGTCCTCGTGAACAACGTCGGGAATTACGTGCACAAGCCGCTGGCGGAGCTGGAGATCGCGGAGTGGCACGAGATGTTCGACAGCAACCTGCACGCCACGTACTACACGTGCCGTGCGGCGCTGCCGTTCATGCGGGCGGCACGGTTCGGGCGGATCGTGAATCTGGGGTACGCGGGCGCGCAGCACCTGCTGGCGCGGCCCGGCATCCTGCCGTACGCGATCGCGAAGAGCGGCGTGATCGCGCTCACGGTCGCGATCGCGAAGACGGAGGCCGCGCACGGCATCACGGCGAACGTCGTGAGCCCCGGCGTGATCGAGACGAGCGTGAGTCAGCCGGTGCGGGAGATCCCGGCGGGGCGGCTGGGGACGGTGCAGGAGCTGAGCGCGGAGGTGCTGCATTTCGTGCAGGCGAGCGATTACGTGACCGGGCAGATCACCGAGGTCGCGGGCGGCTGGAACCTGTGA
- a CDS encoding DinB family protein: protein MTHAERLAQSFLAHRTALTTLLSEIPEESATHAPWDGAMTFISLGDHLDASSRGILAALGGQAPSRDVVPSQTLQEARMRLQDSGQQVTAALTALSDEDFARVVPAFGGRQMPVSQLAELLTAHEAHHKGQMWLMARQVGVKPPFFMSM, encoded by the coding sequence ATGACCCACGCCGAACGCCTCGCGCAGTCCTTCCTCGCCCACCGCACCGCCCTCACCACCCTGCTGTCCGAAATTCCCGAGGAGAGCGCCACGCACGCCCCCTGGGACGGCGCCATGACCTTCATCTCGCTCGGCGACCACCTCGACGCGTCCTCCAGAGGCATCCTCGCCGCGCTCGGCGGTCAGGCCCCCTCACGCGACGTCGTGCCCAGCCAGACGCTGCAGGAAGCCCGCATGCGCCTGCAGGACAGCGGCCAGCAGGTCACGGCCGCCCTCACGGCCCTCAGCGACGAGGACTTCGCCCGCGTCGTCCCCGCTTTCGGTGGCCGCCAGATGCCCGTCTCGCAGCTCGCCGAACTGCTCACCGCACACGAAGCGCACCACAAGGGCCAGATGTGGCTGATGGCCCGCCAGGTGGGCGTCAAACCGCCCTTCTTCATGTCCATGTGA
- a CDS encoding ABC transporter substrate-binding protein, with product MKRSLLLLSALLTVSSALASSVADVKKKGVLVLGTDPTFQPFEFKGADGSFQGFDIEIARAVAKDLGVKLQISPVGFGALMPQSVTSGRVDIAMSAITITPERAKIVSFSAPYYRSAQVFIVKGGNPGKFAWPANVKGKVIGVQANTTGQFAANDTLKPKGAVIKVYDDFAAGLADVQSGRIAALLGDAPTVTSLQKRLPGQFAQAGKELVSEDYGMVFSKGSDLVAAANRTLARLRSSGEYQNLLEKWIAQK from the coding sequence ATGAAGCGTTCCCTGCTCCTCCTGTCCGCGCTGCTCACCGTGTCGTCCGCCCTCGCGTCCAGCGTCGCGGACGTCAAGAAGAAGGGCGTCCTCGTGCTCGGCACGGACCCCACCTTCCAGCCGTTCGAGTTCAAGGGCGCGGACGGCAGCTTCCAGGGCTTCGACATCGAGATCGCCCGCGCCGTCGCGAAGGACCTCGGCGTGAAACTGCAGATCAGTCCCGTCGGGTTCGGGGCGCTGATGCCTCAGAGCGTCACGAGCGGCCGCGTGGACATCGCCATGAGCGCCATCACCATCACGCCGGAACGCGCGAAGATCGTGAGCTTCAGCGCCCCCTACTACCGTTCGGCGCAGGTGTTCATCGTGAAGGGCGGCAACCCCGGCAAGTTCGCGTGGCCCGCGAACGTGAAGGGCAAGGTGATCGGCGTGCAGGCCAACACCACCGGGCAGTTCGCCGCGAACGACACCCTGAAACCCAAGGGAGCCGTCATCAAGGTGTACGACGACTTTGCGGCCGGGCTCGCGGACGTGCAGTCAGGCCGGATCGCCGCGCTGCTCGGCGACGCGCCCACCGTCACGAGCCTCCAGAAGCGCCTGCCGGGCCAGTTCGCGCAGGCCGGGAAGGAACTCGTGTCCGAAGATTACGGCATGGTGTTCAGCAAGGGCAGCGACCTCGTCGCCGCCGCCAACAGGACGCTCGCGCGCCTCAGGTCGAGCGGCGAGTACCAGAACCTGCTGGAGAAATGGATCGCGCAGAAATGA
- a CDS encoding CDP-alcohol phosphatidyltransferase family protein, translating to MTTLAQTKKARPADEWSSGAVFRPLAQLLVGPAARAGLRPTRVVLFHTALGLLAAWQVRHGRGTFTSRVSPALLIQVKTVLDNLDGQLARATNQTTETGRYLDSEMDVVVNAALLSAILGVRRGLSATLLLNLIMTVEFLWERDHREARGEVFRAPPAQHGDDPRVLAVLRGAYDVYFRPQERLLGGLFERRLQATLPGEPTPEDRVAYTPVLLNTVTANLGLSTQLLALGACVLAGRPEWYARSLPVQAGVLGALQVWREGRVRRAARARRG from the coding sequence ATGACCACCCTGGCCCAGACCAAGAAGGCCCGCCCCGCTGACGAGTGGTCGAGCGGCGCCGTGTTCCGCCCGCTCGCGCAGCTTCTCGTCGGGCCTGCCGCCCGCGCCGGGCTGAGGCCCACACGGGTGGTGCTGTTTCACACGGCACTCGGCCTGCTGGCCGCATGGCAGGTCCGCCACGGGCGCGGGACGTTCACGTCGCGCGTCTCCCCTGCCCTGCTGATTCAGGTGAAGACGGTGCTCGACAATCTCGACGGGCAGCTCGCCCGCGCGACCAACCAGACGACCGAGACGGGCCGCTACCTGGATTCCGAGATGGACGTGGTCGTGAACGCCGCCCTGCTGTCGGCGATTCTCGGCGTGCGGCGCGGCCTGAGCGCCACCCTCCTGCTGAATCTCATCATGACGGTGGAGTTCCTGTGGGAGCGCGACCACCGGGAGGCGCGCGGCGAGGTGTTCCGCGCGCCTCCCGCGCAGCACGGGGACGATCCGCGCGTGCTGGCCGTGCTGCGCGGCGCGTACGACGTGTACTTCCGGCCCCAGGAGCGCCTGCTGGGCGGGCTGTTCGAACGGCGCCTGCAGGCCACGCTGCCGGGAGAGCCGACGCCGGAGGACCGTGTCGCGTACACGCCCGTCCTCCTGAACACCGTGACCGCGAACCTCGGGCTGTCCACGCAGCTGCTCGCGCTGGGCGCGTGCGTGCTGGCGGGGCGGCCGGAGTGGTACGCGCGTTCGCTGCCGGTGCAGGCGGGCGTGCTGGGGGCGCTGCAGGTGTGGCGGGAGGGCCGGGTGCGGCGTGCGGCGCGGGCGCGGCGCGGCTGA
- a CDS encoding NUDIX domain-containing protein, giving the protein MNVPAPESASPPSTPARRPLLCVGALVRGPDGRYLIVRTTKWRGAWGVPGGKVEWGETLEQATVREFREEVGLALQDLMYVQAQEAVLSEEFREPSHMMLMDFLARTDDTDVRPNEEIEAWAWVTLEEAAGYPLNSFTRTLVARAQERA; this is encoded by the coding sequence ATGAACGTTCCCGCTCCCGAGTCGGCCTCTCCTCCGTCCACTCCTGCCCGCCGACCGCTGCTGTGCGTGGGGGCGCTCGTGCGCGGCCCGGACGGGCGGTACCTGATCGTGCGGACCACCAAGTGGCGCGGCGCGTGGGGCGTGCCGGGCGGCAAGGTCGAGTGGGGCGAGACGCTGGAGCAGGCGACCGTGCGGGAGTTCCGGGAGGAGGTGGGGCTGGCGCTGCAGGACCTGATGTACGTGCAGGCGCAGGAGGCGGTGCTGAGCGAGGAGTTCCGGGAGCCGTCGCACATGATGCTGATGGATTTCCTGGCGCGGACGGACGACACGGACGTGCGCCCGAACGAGGAGATCGAGGCGTGGGCGTGGGTGACGCTGGAGGAGGCGGCAGGCTACCCGCTCAACTCGTTCACGCGGACACTGGTGGCGCGGGCGCAGGAGCGCGCGTGA
- a CDS encoding M16 family metallopeptidase, which translates to MNSQPSVSAAPAVHTLSSGLRVLLAHDPLAQTVAMGYFVQTGARDERRAEMGASHFLEHLMFKGSEHVSGTELNMRLDALGGHANAFTSDEATVYHAASLPEQAPELLAALSVLLEPALRPEDVEMERGVILEEIAMYDDQPESRVFDALRAAYWNDHPLGHQVLGTAQTVAALTPDALRQNFTERYGTGAVTLVATGQLDEAALLAQAETLSAHWPRTAPTRTPRPHTPAPALHRLTDDTLGRLHVAVCSPGVPVTHPLREAAAVLSEIVGGENGRLYWALLDTGLADSADLSHAEYSEAGVFEGGFSCDPERGAEVLALYRDALVTLQRDGVTPAEVRRAARKLAVSTLLRAETPQGQLFGFGMEYLALGRLVTVEEAVERVAGVTPGDVQALLDLRPFDVQVTVALGRTDAVQPLD; encoded by the coding sequence ATGAATTCCCAGCCATCCGTCAGCGCAGCGCCCGCCGTCCACACCCTCAGCAGTGGCCTGCGCGTCCTGCTCGCCCACGATCCGCTCGCGCAGACCGTCGCGATGGGGTACTTCGTGCAGACCGGCGCGCGAGACGAACGCCGCGCCGAGATGGGCGCCTCGCACTTCCTCGAACACCTGATGTTCAAGGGCAGCGAGCACGTCAGCGGCACCGAACTCAACATGCGTCTCGACGCGCTCGGCGGGCACGCCAACGCCTTCACCAGCGACGAGGCGACCGTCTACCACGCCGCCAGCCTCCCCGAACAGGCGCCCGAACTGCTCGCCGCGCTCAGCGTCCTGCTCGAACCGGCCCTGCGCCCCGAGGACGTCGAGATGGAACGCGGCGTCATCCTCGAAGAGATCGCCATGTACGACGACCAGCCCGAATCGCGCGTGTTCGACGCGCTGCGCGCCGCGTACTGGAACGACCACCCGCTCGGCCATCAGGTGCTCGGCACGGCGCAGACCGTCGCGGCCCTCACGCCGGACGCGCTGCGGCAGAACTTCACGGAACGCTACGGGACGGGCGCCGTCACGCTTGTCGCGACCGGCCAGCTCGACGAGGCGGCCCTCCTCGCGCAGGCCGAGACGCTCAGCGCGCACTGGCCGCGCACCGCGCCCACCCGCACGCCCCGCCCGCACACGCCCGCGCCCGCCCTGCACCGCCTGACGGACGACACGCTCGGCCGCCTGCACGTCGCCGTCTGCTCGCCCGGCGTGCCCGTCACGCACCCGCTGCGGGAGGCGGCCGCCGTGCTGTCCGAGATCGTCGGCGGCGAGAACGGCCGCCTGTACTGGGCGCTCCTCGACACCGGCCTCGCCGACAGCGCCGACCTGTCGCACGCCGAGTACAGCGAGGCGGGCGTGTTCGAGGGCGGCTTCTCCTGCGACCCGGAACGCGGCGCGGAAGTCCTCGCGCTGTACCGGGACGCGCTGGTCACCCTGCAGCGGGACGGCGTGACGCCCGCCGAGGTGCGCCGCGCTGCCCGCAAGCTCGCCGTGTCCACCCTGCTGCGTGCCGAGACGCCGCAGGGGCAGCTGTTCGGGTTCGGGATGGAGTACCTCGCGCTCGGCCGCCTCGTGACCGTCGAGGAGGCCGTGGAGCGCGTGGCGGGCGTCACGCCAGGGGACGTGCAGGCACTCCTCGACCTGCGGCCCTTCGACGTGCAGGTCACGGTCGCGCTCGGCCGCACCGACGCCGTCCAGCCCCTCGACTGA